From a region of the Besnoitia besnoiti strain Bb-Ger1 chromosome I, whole genome shotgun sequence genome:
- a CDS encoding hypothetical protein (encoded by transcript BESB_005420), which yields MAPIQALAASSRLSKLPLLRLSAPRLGGNHIYLGRYHDFNNWEYLPHPKLQKTGAINPVGSQQFNPAGKDLRGSGLHGPENGDYFRLMLWNRLRQKGMRREVPTIEQLRDYNKMDVSLVYFCWGLLLFLYPMATYGRKYATEHGHFPYSPERTDGSRGHGPLWWFVE from the coding sequence ATGGCGCCCATCCAggctctcgctgcctcttcgaGGCTCTCAAAACTCCcccttctccgtctctctgccCCCCGACTCGGTGGGAACCACATTTACCTGGGCAGGTACCATGACTTCAACAACTGGGAGTACTTGCCTCATCCGAAATTGCAGAAGACCGGAGCGATCAACCCCGTCGGCTCTCAACAGTTTAACCCAGCTGGAAAGGATTTGCGAGGATCCGGTCTGCATGGCCCGGAGAACGGCGATTATTTCAGACTGATGCTGTGGAACAGGCTGCGTCAGAAGGGCATGCGTCGGGAGGTGCCGACAAttgagcagctgcgcgactACAACAAGATGGACGTTTCTCTTGTCTACTTCTGCTGGGGTCTCTTGCTGTTCCTTTACCCTATGGCGACGTACGGCCGCAAGTACGCTACGGAGCACGGTCATTTCCCGTATTCGCCAGAAAGGACAGATGGCTCCCGCGGTCATGGTCCGCTGTGGTGGTTCGTTGAGTAA
- a CDS encoding AMP-binding enzyme domain-containing protein (encoded by transcript BESB_005430), whose translation MSMSFCAEAAEGATSNGARVPPKEQWRGLYAVPVEGIPKKEGESAVYRCIESSDNPVPVTMLPGSLKGYPDVRSPFDALYCAALAFPDDPFLGEREKLLLVVPAPGADREAAAGADARTLSSASGSGAAAPSPPGNAGDKPGTPGTGKDSASGFRSTRSGESLSDSCGRNVPDAVSFGDYKWITYKETLEKTQALAWALSNEVEVPVSAFGEDADVQEIFRFAGIWARSSAAWRITDFACNAAKLVSVPLYDTLGHEALLYILGLTKLQVLFVEGAKLHPALRLATEDKVPLRTVICFDPVTPEEVEEFSAAQIKLYYLDELIEKGSGKPHERPALGLEDVYTVIFTSGTTGVPKGVVHTNGGFVATIAGYVESNNRMNLARGDTTISYLPQSHVYQRGVEVILTHIGVRIGYYSGEITRLIEDLQRLKPTVFFGVPRVYTRILDRIMSGVKEKSGLVQWLFRKALSWKENNYKKDGSRFSATVPDVLFGKVRATFGGQLKTLCMGSAPMKAEALVTLQMLLAAPVCEGWGMTETGICFLQEAADNEKGTIGGPFPSLEFKIVSRPDLAYSADGEVPRGELLVRGPSIMKRYFQDTESTEAALDEDGWMRTGDVVELLPSGAPRIIDRAKNIFKLAQGEYISPERLENIFACSPFVEQIYLHGDSVQNSLVAVVVPSKDAVLEWAKEQKKDKMPYSDLLNDPDLRRTVVLSIKEAGRGRVHSFEEPKSVFLTPFAFTPDNGLATPTMKVVRKAVEKEYRKQIDELYAKLQGKTP comes from the exons ATGTCGATGTCTTTTTGcgctgaggccgcggagggcgcgaccAGCAACGGCGCCCGTGTGCCGCCCAAGGAGCAGTGGAGGGGTCTGTACGCCGTTCCTGTCGAGGGAATCCCCAAGAAGGAGG GCGAAAGTGCGGTTTACCGATGCATTGAATCTTCGGATAATCCAGTCCCGGTCACGATGTTGCCAGGCTCCTTGAAAGGCTACCCCGATGTCCGATCTCC GTTCGACGCTCTCTACTGTGCGGCGCTGGCGTTCCCAGACGATCCGTTCctgggcgagcgagagaagctgctgctggtAGTGCCAGCGCCCGGGGCGGATCGCGAagctgcagccggcgcagacgcgaggactctctcgtccgcctccggcagcggcgccgcggcgccgagtccCCCAGGGAATGCAGGAGACAAGCCAGGCACCCCGGGAACGGGAAAGGACTCCGCGAGCGGGTTCAGGAGCACGCGAAGCGGCGAGAGCTTGTCAGACAGCTGCGGCCGAAACGTCCCGGACGCGGTCAGTTTCGGCGACTACAAGTGGATCACCTACAAGGAG ACTctggagaagacgcaggcgctcgcctgGGCTCTGAGCAACGAAGTGGAAGTCCCTGTTTCTGCGTTCggggaggacgcagacgtgCAGGAGAtcttccgcttcgccggcatctgggcgagaagcagcgcggcgtGGCGCATCACTGACTTCGCCT GCAACGCGGCAAAACTCGTCAGCGTGCCGCTCTACGACACCCTTGGCCATGAGGCTCTCCTGTACATCCTCGGGCTCACAA AACTCCAGGTGCTGTTCGTGGAAGGAGCGAAGCTACATCCCGCGCTGCGACTGGCAACGGAGGACAAGGTTCCTCTGCGGACGGTCATCTGCTTCGATCCG GTCACTCCCGAGGAAGTCGAGGAgttcagcgccgcgcagatcAAGCTGTACTACCTGGATGAGCTCATCGAAAAG GGCTCAGGGAAACCCCACGAGAGGCCGGCATTGGGCCTCGAGGACGTCTACACGGTAATCTTCACTTCTG GCACGACGGGCGTCCCCAAGGGCGTCGTTCACACCAACGGGGGCTTTGTGGCGACGATTGCTGGCTACGTGGAGAGCAATAATCGCATGaatctcgcgcgcggcgacaccACGATCAGCTACCTCCCGCAGTCGCACGTGTAccagcgcggcgtcgaggtCATTTTGACGCACATCGGCGTGAGAATCGGCTACTACTCTGGCGAAATCACTCGGCTCATCGAGGACTTGCAGCGGCTGAAGCCGaccgtcttcttcggcgttCCGCGGGTGTACACGCGCATACTCGACCGTATCATGAGCGGCGTAAAGGAAAAGAGCGGCCTGGTTCAGTGGCTGTTCCGCAAAGCGCTGTCGTGGAAAGAAAACAACTACAAGAAGGACGGCTCGAGATTCTCAGCCACCGTCCCGGACGTT CTCTTTGGGAAGGTTCGGGCGACCTTCGGAGGCCAGCTGAAGACGCTGTGCATGGGCAGTGCACCTATGAAGGCGGAAGCCCTGGTGACCCTCCAGATGCTGCTCGCGGCTCCGGTCTGCGAG GGCTGGGGCATGACGGAGACAGGCATCTGCTTTTtgcaggaggccgcagacaaCGAGAAAGGCACCATCGGGGGGCCATTCCCGTCTCTCGAGTTCAAAATTGTGTCGCGTCCTGACCTCGCGTATTCTGCTGACGGAGAAGTCCCCCG AGGCGAGTTGCTGGTGCGCGGCCCGTCCATCATGAAGCGGTACTTCCAGGACACAGAGTCCACGGAGGCGGCCCTTGACGAAGATGGATGGATGCGAACTGGAGATGTGGTTGAGCTCCTCCCTTCGGGCGCTCCACGCATCATTGACCGCGCGAAAAACATCTTCAAACTTGCGCAG GGAGAATACATTTCGCCTGAGAGGCTCGAGAACATCTTCGCGTGCTCGCCGTTCGTGGAACAGATCTACTTGCACGGCGACTCTGTCCAG AATTCTCTGGTGGCTGTGGTCGTGCCGTCGAAGGATGCTGTCCTGGAATGGGCCAAGGAGCAGAAGAAG GACAAAATGCCGTATTCGGACTTGCTCAACGACCCCGATTTGCGCCGCACAGTCGTGCTCTCTATCAAGGAAGCTGGTCGAGGACGCGTTCACAGCTTCGAAGAGCCCAAGAGTGTTTTCCTCACGCCTTTCGCGTTCACCCCGGACAACGGTTTGGCAACTCCGACGATGAAGGTCGTGCGAAAGGCTGTCGAAAAAGAGTACAGAAAGCAAATCGACGAGCTGTACGCGAAACTCCAGGGAAAGACGCCCTGA
- a CDS encoding hypothetical protein (encoded by transcript BESB_005440): protein MYNSEHRETEVDPLSLAAVLLKDRGVMCDAEACIEALRAWRTSEESNLQQQLEDIDRSGSSAKSETDPLTLELDGLLARGSGVVARVEKVRMELEREIEEIHSSALAAQEAKLESFRDHLETDVSVPSIADLTEEVLRMEGGFLLVCMAMRGMGSQYCCDIDEALEEATKTERVPELTRIQEFWSLAAEDSGGGSSFSRPTPRREDDAASRALKSIPRDGARPDSTIFLDSVLLQCAEVGFLSVLGQGEQRAFTLANTRSITARERENGSHADADGAMP from the exons ATGTACAATTCAGAGCATAGGGAGACTGAAGTCGATCCTCTCAGCTTGGCGGCCGTTCTCCTGAAGGATAGGGGCGTGATGTGTGACGCCGAGGCGTGCATCGAAGCCCTGCGGGCATGGAGGACGTCAGAGGAGAGTAATCTACAGCAACAACTCGAAGATATTGACAGATCAGGAAGCAGCGCCAAGAGCGAAACGGACCCCCTTACGCTGGAACTGGACGGTCTCCTGGCACGTGGCAgtggcgtcgtcgctcggGTAGAGAAAGTGCGGATGGAACTCGAAAGAGAGATTGAG GAAATACATTCTTCGGCGCTGGCAGCCCAGGAGGCGAAGCTAGAGAGCTTCCGGGATCACCTGGAGACCGACGTCAGCGTCCCGTCGATAGCCGATCTCACTGAGGAGGTCCTCAGAATGGAG GGGGGATTTCTCCTGGTTTGCATGGCCATGCGTGGAATGGGCTCTCAGTACTGCTGCGACATCGATGAGGCCTTGGAAGAAGCCACCAAAACAGAGAGGGTGCCTGAACTAACTCGCATTCAG GAGTTCTGGTCTTTAGCGGCAGAGGATTCCGGCGGCGGTTCCAGCTTCTCAAGGCCGACCCCACGACGAGAGGACGACGCTGCTTCGCGGGCACTGAAATCCATTcctcgcgacggcgcgcggcctgacTCGACGATATTTCTCGACTCAGTTCTGCTGCAGTGTGCCGAGGTAGGCTTCCTCAGCGTGTTAGGTCAGGGGGAGCAGCGTGCCTTCACTTTAGCGAATACGCGATCCATcacggcgcgagagcgggaGAACGGCAGCCACGCGGATGCTGATGGGGCCATGCCGTGA
- a CDS encoding hypothetical protein (encoded by transcript BESB_005450), with product MRLPLRRQASSNRCVGFRRTRKNSRYLFCPRRDDQSISFNAVTPREPGYYTDSGCMRDLDGISRDGASETRVLGRFQGSGLHSQAFVRCRSDETSAPILRCKLAPLSEQSSADPGACRLPWNPCRCRASTLSARCSSALPSSAACFSSPSRLRRSPLLSSAVQSVLLHGWLSSPPQFVYCRRFGSLASRPAPADSPDRLSSPACARLPTSRTSREAVSSSPSLCAWTLYPPGPPAPPTEPSRHCQRERGAAHRDPLPRPRSFSSMAGARAQAESLERECQELVSSARAHDVEQAADGDGLLALEQPAANAQQNSESHPEGAAEDQGDKSQENSQSRQARRRLLNVVNRVQTHDVLSGLEVTGLDWEGRGVVRLLVRAWRQTFSFAFFRALPGEKLALRIDRTKAREGRKLDVSPLGTCNPSDDERQPVCRHFDRHCGGCGLLHLSYEAQLREKMALLVSTASRETVGGANLREALRPVVPSPNEMMYRNRSDFLFLLKNGPQLGHFRFDSPHVVDIPQCPKLMPAGRRVYKALREKLLPMIKESKELTIFNRLSGVGLLKGVQIRSAADEEGVERVLLGLVCSQTLSLPPALSRLAEDLLEDSGPVLAGVVAAPMATPHQEPSDSDEVVLAGSDHVIQSLGPAGRMHISLRTSFPTNGLLLESFCKAVIEAAAPQPQHVVWDMFASSGLFSLLFARQCKKVFAFDSRLENIAEMETNLSLNDVENVSAYHADLSSRFTYNALSRHVPSNSVGGVRGEDEELFDGESNERREATKALPYPQKIPGLYDSKEENRRRQAHLNRIALEALRVLDQEELEDKSDETKRSSVDTRSAESSDKKSRNDKSMQEDGRTTGGAENGDRFLDAVEFSGLEQPDVLILQPPRLGCDKALRRWLRRTKIPRIVYISRHPPSMFRDIGPLTYLGYKLDAIQPLDMFPHSVLVMCVASLTYVGRAPDLFTEQEGS from the exons ATGAGACTTCCGCTCCGGCGGCAGGCCAGCAGCAACCGCTGCGTCGGTTTCCGTCGTACCCGCAAAAACTCCCGCTACCTGTTTTGCCCGCGCAGGGATGATCAATCCATCTCTTTCAACGCAGTCACTCCCAGGGAGCCGGGGTACTACACAGACAGTGGCTGCATGAGGGACCTCGATGGCATTtctcgcgacggcgcgagcgagactcGTGTTCTCGGCCGGTTTCAAGGATCTGGACTACATAGTCAAGCGTTTGTCCGTTGCCGGAGTGATGAAACATCCGCACCCATTCTCAGGTGTAAACTCGCACCACTTTCGGAGCAAAGCAGCGCCGATCCTGGGGCGTGTCGCCTGCCTTGGAATCCGTGCCGCTGCCGTGCGTCAACTTTGTCCGCGCGTTGCTCTTCCGCCctgccttcttctgcagcctgcttctcgtctccgtcacgtctgcgtcgctcacctcttctctcttccgcAGTCCAGTCCGTTCTGCTACACGGATGGCTGTCTTCGCCACCACAGTTTGTGTACTGTCGTCGTTTTGGCTCTCTGGCTAGTCGTCCTGCACCGGCCGACTCTCCAGATCGTCTTTCTTCCCCTGCATGTGCACGCCTGCCGACCTCGCGGacgtcgcgcgaggctgtgtcgtcttctccttctctctgcgcgtggaCTCTCTACCCTCCTGGTCCGCCTGCTCCGCCCACTGAGCCTTCCCGCCACTGCCAGCGCGAGCGTGGCGCTGCCCATAGAGACCCTCTCCCTAGGCCGCGTTCATTCTCTTCCatggctggcgcgcgcgctcagGCGGAGTCGCTTGAACGCGAATGCCAGGAGCTGGTGAGCTCTGCGCGGGCGCACGACGTGGAACAGGCGGCTGACGGCGACGGGCTTCTCGCGTTGGAGCAGCCCGCCGCCAACGCCCAACAGAACTCAGAAAGCCACCctgaaggcgccgcagaagaccaAGGCGACAAGTCTCAAGAGAACTCTCAGTCGCGCCAGGCTCGGCGTCGGTTGTTAAACGTTGTGAACAGAGTTCAGACACACGACGTTTTGAGCGGCCTCGAG GTCACGGGTCTAGACTGGGAAGGGCGCGGCGTGGTGCGGCTACTCGTCCGTGCGTGGCGCCAAACCTTCtctttcgctttttttcgaGCTCTTCCTGGAGAGAAGCTAGCGCTCCGCATAGACCGGACAAAGGCGCGTGAAGGCCGGAAGCTCGACGTCTCCCCTTTAGGCACATGCAATCCCT CTGACGACGAACGCCAGCCCGTCTGTCGGCATTTCGATCGCCACTGCGGTGGATGCGGCCTTCTGCACCTGAGCTACGAAGCCCAGCTGAGAGAGAAAATGGCGCTCTTGGTCTCGACGGCGTCACGGGAAACGGTTGGAGGGGCGAATTTACGGGAGGCCCTTCGGCCTGTAGTGCCCTCGCCAAATGAGATGAT GTACAGAAACCGCTCGGACTTCCTGTTTCTGCTGAAGAACGGCCCGCAGCTTGGGCACTTTCGTTTTGATTCGCCTCACGTCGTCGACATTCCGCAGTGCCCGAAGCTGATGCCAGCGG GTCGCCGGGTGTACAAAGCGCTTCGGGAGAAGCTGCTGCCTATGATAAAGGAAAGCAAGGAGCTAACGATTTTCAACCGTCTGTCGGGTGTCGGGCTTCTCAAGGGAGTCCAGATTCGATCGGCTG CGGATGAGGAGGGAGTCGAGCGTGTCTTGTTGGGACTCGTATGCTCCCAAACGCTGTCCCTCCCCCCAGCGCTTTCGCGTCTTGCCGAAGATCTGCTTGAGGACAGCGGTCCGGTCCTTGCAGGAGTCGTCGCGGCCCCCATGGCCAC CCCGCACCAAGAGCCCTCCGATTCAGACGAAGTCGTTTTGGCGGGCTCTGACCACGTCATTCAGAGTCTGGGTCCCGCCGGACGGATGCACATTTCAC TGAGGACGTCGTTTCCGACGAATGGACTCCTCCTGGAGAGCTTCTGCAAGGCGGTCatcgaggcggcggctccccAGCCCCAGCACGTCGTCTGGGACATGTTTGCGTCTTCGGgcctgttttctctcctcttcgcaaGACAGTGCAAGAAG GTATTTGCATTCGACAGCCGACTGGAGAACATCGCCGAGATGGAGACCAACCTGTCTCTCAACGATGTTGAAAACGTTTCTGCCTACCACGCCGACCTCTCGTCTCG GTTCACATACAATGCCCTTTCAAGGCATGTCCCGTCCAACTCTGTcggaggcgtgcgcggcgaagaTGAAGAGCTATTTGACGGG GAGTCGAACGAAAGGCGCGAAGCTACGAAAGCACTGCCGTATCCTCAAAAAATCCCGGGTCTGTATGATTCTAAAGAGGAAaatcggcggcggcaggcgcaccTTAACCGCATCGCTCTCGAAGCTCTCAGAGTTCTTGACCAAGAAGAACTAGAGGACAAAAGTGACGAGACGA AACGGAGTTCCGTAGACACCCGGTCTGCAGAGTCCAGTGACAAAAAATCCCGTAACGACAAGTCGATGCAAGAAGACGGGCGAACAACAGGCGGGGCCGAAAACGGGGATCGATTTTTGGACGCCGTTGAGTTCAGTGGCCTGGAGCAGCCCGATGTCCTGATTTTGCAGCCTCCACGCTTGGGATGCGATAAG GCTTTGAGAAGATGGTTACGGCGCACGAAAATTCCTCGAATCGTGTACATCTCACGCCATCCGCCCTCCATGTTCAGGGACATTGGACCTTTGACTTATCTGGG GTACAAGCTTGATGCAATCCAGCCCCTCGACATGTTCCCACACTCAGTTCTTGTCATGTGTGTCGCCTCTTTGACGTACGTCGGTCGCGCACCTGATCTTTTCACAGAGCAAGAGGGTTCTTGA